A section of the Agrococcus sp. SGAir0287 genome encodes:
- a CDS encoding FAD-dependent oxidoreductase: MIEVELAIVGSGSGNAVVGKEWKGRAVAIVDAAPWFGGTCLNVGCIPTKMLVHPADVVEAVRHGARIGVHGTATGDWHAVQERVFGRIDANAAASERWREGQEGVHVVREHVHLEDARTLVTASGERIRAERLVIAAGSRPRDIPGVDPALVHTSDTVMRVPILPRSAVIVGGGAIAVELAHVLSAFGVDLTLVLRGERVLSAEDEAVSALATRIAADRWTVLRGRTVTAVEAAGDGRRVTLDDGTVLDTGLVLNATGRIPNADALGASALFDTHDDGRLVTDARMRVLARGEPVEGVYALGDVTSEHQLKHVANHQARVVRDNLAGGAMEDVLAPVPQAIFGHPEVASFGVRGQDAPADAVVVDRAFGTTAYGWAMEDESSFARLVVGADGTILGAHVIGPSAAILIQPLVLAASEGRTVHGLARSLYWPHPALTEVIENALLDAEKALSR; this comes from the coding sequence ATGATCGAGGTCGAGCTCGCGATCGTCGGCTCCGGCAGCGGCAACGCCGTCGTCGGCAAGGAATGGAAGGGTCGCGCCGTCGCGATCGTCGACGCGGCGCCGTGGTTCGGCGGCACGTGCCTCAACGTCGGCTGCATCCCGACGAAGATGCTCGTGCATCCCGCCGACGTCGTCGAGGCCGTGCGCCACGGCGCCCGCATCGGCGTGCACGGCACCGCCACGGGCGACTGGCACGCGGTGCAGGAGCGCGTCTTCGGACGCATCGACGCGAACGCCGCCGCGAGCGAGCGGTGGCGCGAGGGGCAGGAGGGCGTGCACGTCGTGCGCGAGCACGTGCACCTCGAGGACGCCAGGACGCTCGTGACGGCGTCGGGTGAGCGAATCCGCGCCGAGCGGCTCGTCATCGCCGCAGGCAGCAGGCCGCGCGACATCCCCGGCGTCGACCCCGCGCTCGTGCACACGTCGGACACCGTCATGCGCGTGCCCATCCTCCCGCGGAGCGCCGTCATCGTCGGCGGCGGCGCGATCGCCGTCGAGCTCGCGCACGTGCTCAGCGCCTTCGGCGTCGACCTCACGCTCGTGCTGCGGGGCGAGCGCGTGCTGTCCGCGGAGGACGAGGCCGTGTCGGCGCTCGCCACCCGCATCGCCGCGGATCGCTGGACGGTGCTGCGCGGCCGCACGGTCACGGCCGTCGAGGCGGCCGGCGACGGCAGGCGCGTCACGCTCGACGACGGCACCGTCCTCGACACGGGGCTCGTGCTGAACGCCACCGGCCGCATCCCGAACGCCGACGCCCTCGGCGCGTCCGCGCTCTTCGACACGCACGACGACGGCCGCCTGGTCACGGACGCGCGCATGCGCGTGCTCGCGCGCGGCGAGCCCGTCGAGGGCGTCTACGCCCTCGGCGACGTCACGAGCGAGCACCAGCTGAAGCACGTCGCGAACCACCAGGCGCGCGTCGTGCGCGACAACCTCGCGGGCGGGGCGATGGAGGACGTGCTCGCGCCGGTCCCGCAGGCGATCTTCGGCCATCCCGAGGTCGCCTCGTTCGGCGTCCGCGGGCAGGACGCGCCCGCCGACGCCGTCGTCGTCGACCGCGCCTTCGGCACGACCGCGTACGGATGGGCGATGGAGGACGAGTCGTCGTTCGCCCGCCTCGTCGTCGGTGCCGACGGCACGATCCTCGGCGCCCACGTCATCGGCCCCTCGGCGGCGATCCTCATCCAGCCGCTCGTGCTCGCCGCGAGCGAGGGCCGCACGGTGCACGGCCTCGCGCGGAGCCTCTACTGGCCGCATCCCGCACTGACCGAGGTCATCGAGAACGCCCTGCTCGACGCTGAGAAGGCGCTGTCCCGATGA
- a CDS encoding AzlC family ABC transporter permease, which produces MADGSSEGTRATRSPTERQSWRQGLSVVLATSAYGISFGALAVASGLDVWQTCALSLLMFSGGSQFALVGVVAGGGAPATAIASATILGVRNTLYGLSVRPWLGARGALRIPAAQLTIDESTAVGLAQPDERARRVGFWVTGVGIYLGWNVMTLVGALVGDVLGDVRMWGLDAAAAAAFVGLLWPWLRSRQAVAVGAASAVVAAALVPALPAGVPVLAAVVVAIVVGWTNWLGRPVQPGPDEAEDAA; this is translated from the coding sequence ATGGCGGATGGGTCGAGCGAGGGCACGAGGGCGACGCGGAGCCCCACCGAGCGGCAGTCGTGGCGCCAGGGCCTCTCCGTCGTGCTCGCGACGTCGGCCTACGGCATCTCGTTCGGCGCCCTCGCCGTCGCGAGCGGGCTCGACGTCTGGCAGACGTGCGCGCTGAGCCTGCTGATGTTCTCGGGCGGATCGCAGTTCGCGCTCGTCGGCGTCGTCGCGGGCGGTGGCGCACCGGCGACGGCGATCGCCTCGGCGACGATCCTCGGCGTGCGCAACACGCTCTACGGGCTCAGCGTGCGGCCCTGGCTCGGTGCGCGCGGCGCGCTGCGCATCCCCGCGGCGCAGCTCACGATCGACGAGTCCACCGCCGTCGGCCTCGCGCAGCCCGACGAGCGAGCGCGGCGGGTCGGGTTCTGGGTGACGGGCGTCGGCATCTACCTCGGCTGGAACGTCATGACCCTCGTCGGCGCGCTCGTCGGCGACGTCCTGGGCGACGTGCGGATGTGGGGCCTCGACGCCGCCGCCGCTGCGGCGTTCGTCGGGCTCCTGTGGCCGTGGCTGCGCTCGCGGCAGGCGGTCGCGGTCGGCGCGGCGAGCGCCGTCGTCGCCGCGGCGCTCGTGCCGGCCCTGCCCGCAGGCGTGCCGGTGCTCGCCGCGGTCGTCGTCGCGATCGTCGTCGGCTGGACGAACTGGCTCGGGCGCCCCGTGCAGCCCGGCCCGGATGAGGCGGAGGACGCAGCATGA
- a CDS encoding peptide deformylase, with product MTVRDIRVFGDPVLRTPGVPVDPVDPATRQLVEDLVDTVRLPGRAGVAACQIGVAARAFSYNVDGDVGYVLNPVLVEVRGEVELVDEGCLSVPGLGYPTPRHPWARVEGVDLDGGRVVLEGSGLMAQMLQHECAHLEGRLYVQTLERETRAQAMADIRASAWF from the coding sequence ATGACCGTCCGCGACATCCGCGTCTTCGGCGATCCCGTGCTGCGCACGCCGGGGGTGCCCGTCGACCCAGTCGACCCCGCGACGCGCCAGCTCGTCGAGGACCTCGTGGACACCGTGCGGCTGCCCGGCCGAGCGGGCGTCGCCGCGTGCCAGATCGGCGTCGCCGCGAGGGCGTTCAGCTACAACGTCGACGGCGACGTCGGCTACGTGCTGAACCCCGTGCTCGTCGAGGTGCGCGGCGAGGTCGAGCTCGTCGACGAGGGCTGCCTGTCGGTGCCCGGCCTCGGCTACCCGACGCCGCGCCATCCCTGGGCGCGCGTCGAAGGCGTCGACCTCGATGGCGGTCGCGTCGTGCTCGAGGGCTCCGGCCTCATGGCGCAGATGCTGCAGCACGAGTGCGCGCACCTCGAGGGCAGGCTGTACGTGCAGACGCTCGAGCGCGAGACGCGCGCGCAGGCGATGGCCGACATCCGCGCATCCGCCTGGTTCTGA
- the ftsR gene encoding transcriptional regulator FtsR yields MSAQAAPRGGAAQRRSLLSIGQVLARLTPEFPDLAPSKLRFLEDQGLIAPSRTPSGYRKFSADDVDRVRYILTLQRDHYLPLKVILAHLEQVDAGEAQPFTAGNVVSEGPSILRVDRRLSRRELETASGAPRALVQEAIAASLVPAAEPYDERAVRVVQALVELRRFGIEPRHLRGMRASAEREAALIESAVRPVLGRRGEGRPEAAEAARDIAGQIAAIREVLGREAVERIAR; encoded by the coding sequence GTGAGCGCGCAGGCCGCGCCGCGGGGTGGGGCCGCCCAGCGCCGGTCGCTGCTCTCGATCGGGCAGGTGCTCGCACGCCTGACGCCCGAGTTCCCCGACCTCGCACCCTCGAAGCTGCGCTTCCTCGAGGATCAGGGGCTCATCGCGCCGTCCCGTACGCCCAGCGGCTACCGCAAGTTCTCGGCCGACGACGTCGACCGCGTGCGCTACATTCTCACGCTGCAGCGCGACCACTACCTGCCGCTCAAGGTCATCCTCGCGCACCTCGAGCAGGTGGATGCGGGCGAGGCGCAGCCGTTCACGGCCGGCAACGTCGTCTCCGAGGGCCCGAGCATCCTGCGCGTCGATCGCCGGCTCTCGCGGCGCGAGCTCGAGACGGCCTCGGGTGCGCCGCGCGCGCTCGTGCAGGAGGCGATCGCGGCGAGCCTGGTGCCCGCGGCGGAGCCGTACGACGAGCGGGCCGTGCGCGTCGTGCAGGCGCTCGTCGAGCTGCGCCGCTTCGGCATCGAGCCCCGGCACCTGCGCGGCATGCGCGCATCCGCCGAGCGCGAGGCGGCGCTCATCGAGAGCGCCGTGCGCCCCGTGCTCGGCCGCCGTGGCGAGGGTCGGCCGGAGGCGGCGGAGGCGGCGCGCGACATCGCGGGCCAGATCGCCGCGATCCGCGAGGTGCTCGGGCGCGAGGCCGTCGAGCGCATCGCGCGCTGA
- a CDS encoding pyruvate carboxylase, with protein MFRKILVANRGEIAIRAFRAANELGIATVAIYAHEDRNSLHCQKADEAYQVGEPGHPVRAYLDVDDIVRVAKEAGADAIYPGYGFLSENPRLATAAAEAGITFVGPPASVLASAGNKVTAKEQAIAAGVPVLRSTPASKDLDELLAGADEIGFPVFCKAVAGGGGRGMRLVQTREELRGALEQAMREADSAFGDPTMFIEQAVVRPRHIEVQILADATGETVHLFERDCSVQRRHQKVVELAPAPNLSEEKRAELYRDAVAFARSIHYVNAGTVEFLLDTAGDRAGEHVFIEMNPRIQVEHTVTEEITDVDLVQSQIRIAAGETLAELGLTQDAIAMHGFAVQCRVTTEDPADGFRPDTGRITAYRSPGGAGVRLDGGTINPGAEISPHFDSMLAKVTCRGRDLASAIARSHRAVSEFRIRGVATNIPFLLNLLDEPQFRAGDVSTHFIEEHPELTRITPSRDRASKVLSWLADVTVNKPNGSADGVIQPSLKLPSIDLDAPAPDGARQRLQTLGPVAFSKALRDQTALAVTDTTFRDAHQSLLATRVRTADLVAVAPHVARLTPQLLSVEAWGGATYDVALRFLGEDPWERLAALREAMPNLPIQMLLRGRNTVGYTPYPTAVTTAFVDEAARTGIDVFRIFDALNDVDQMRPAIDAVLETGSTVAEVALCYSGDLLDPAEDLYTLDYYLRLAERIVDAGAHILAIKDMAGLLRAGAASQLVTALRREFELPVHLHTHDTAGGQLATLLAASAAGVDAVDVASAAMAGTTSQPPMSALVAAVAHTERDTGLDLQAVGDLEPYWEAVRRLYRPFESGLPGPTGRVYRHEIPGGQLSNLRQQAIALGLADHFERIEDMYAAVSTMLGRPTKVTPSSKVVGDLALQLVAQDVDPADFEQNPQRYDIPDSVIGFMAGELGDLPGGWPEPFRTKVLEGRTVKVGVTELTDEQAASLAEPGVERQQALNALLFPGPTKDFHATREEFGDLSVVDTIDFLYGMQPGEEHRVGIGRGVTLNVALEAIGKPGDDGMVTVMTVLNGQLRPVYVRDRSVKVEKAAAEKADASQPGHVAAPFAGAVTVTVAEGDAVAVGQPVATIEAMKMEAAITAQVAGTVQRLAIQGTRAVEAGDLIAVIA; from the coding sequence ATGTTCCGCAAGATCCTCGTCGCGAACCGTGGAGAGATCGCCATCCGGGCCTTCCGGGCGGCGAACGAGCTGGGCATCGCGACCGTCGCGATCTACGCGCACGAGGATCGGAACTCCCTCCACTGCCAGAAGGCGGACGAGGCCTACCAGGTGGGCGAGCCGGGGCACCCCGTGCGCGCCTACCTCGACGTCGATGACATCGTGCGCGTCGCCAAGGAGGCCGGCGCCGACGCCATCTACCCCGGCTACGGCTTCCTGTCCGAGAACCCCCGCCTCGCGACCGCGGCGGCCGAGGCCGGCATCACGTTCGTCGGCCCGCCCGCCTCCGTGCTCGCCTCGGCGGGCAACAAGGTCACCGCGAAGGAGCAGGCCATCGCGGCCGGCGTGCCCGTGCTGCGCTCGACGCCCGCGTCGAAGGACCTCGACGAGCTGCTCGCCGGCGCCGACGAGATCGGCTTCCCCGTCTTCTGCAAGGCCGTCGCGGGCGGCGGCGGCCGCGGCATGCGGCTCGTGCAGACGCGCGAGGAGCTGCGCGGCGCCCTCGAGCAGGCGATGCGCGAGGCCGACTCGGCGTTCGGCGACCCCACGATGTTCATCGAGCAGGCGGTCGTGCGCCCCCGCCACATCGAGGTGCAGATCCTGGCCGACGCGACCGGCGAGACGGTGCACCTGTTCGAGCGCGACTGCTCGGTGCAGCGCCGCCACCAGAAGGTCGTCGAGCTCGCGCCCGCCCCGAACCTCTCCGAGGAGAAGCGCGCCGAGCTCTACCGCGACGCCGTCGCCTTCGCCCGCTCGATCCACTACGTGAACGCGGGCACCGTCGAGTTCCTCCTCGACACCGCCGGCGACCGCGCGGGCGAGCACGTGTTCATCGAGATGAACCCGCGCATCCAGGTCGAGCACACCGTGACGGAGGAGATCACCGACGTCGACCTCGTGCAGTCGCAGATCCGCATCGCAGCGGGGGAGACGCTCGCGGAGCTCGGCCTCACGCAGGACGCCATCGCCATGCACGGCTTCGCGGTGCAGTGCCGCGTCACGACGGAGGACCCGGCCGACGGGTTCCGCCCCGACACGGGCCGCATCACGGCGTACCGCTCGCCCGGCGGCGCCGGCGTCCGCCTCGACGGCGGCACCATCAACCCGGGCGCGGAGATCAGCCCGCACTTCGACTCGATGCTCGCGAAGGTCACGTGCCGCGGTCGCGACCTCGCCTCCGCCATCGCCCGCTCGCACCGCGCCGTGAGCGAGTTCCGGATCCGCGGCGTCGCGACCAACATCCCGTTCCTGCTCAACCTGCTCGACGAGCCGCAGTTCCGCGCCGGCGACGTGTCGACGCACTTCATCGAGGAGCACCCCGAGCTCACGCGCATCACGCCCTCGCGCGACCGCGCGTCGAAGGTGCTGTCCTGGCTCGCCGACGTCACGGTCAACAAGCCCAACGGCTCGGCCGACGGGGTCATCCAGCCGTCGCTCAAGCTGCCGAGCATCGACCTCGACGCGCCCGCACCCGACGGCGCGCGCCAGCGGCTGCAGACGCTCGGGCCCGTGGCCTTCTCGAAGGCGCTGCGCGACCAGACGGCCCTCGCCGTGACGGACACGACCTTCCGCGACGCCCATCAGTCGCTGCTCGCCACGCGCGTGCGCACGGCCGACCTCGTCGCAGTCGCGCCGCACGTCGCGCGGCTCACGCCGCAGCTGCTCTCCGTCGAGGCGTGGGGCGGCGCGACGTACGACGTCGCGCTGCGCTTCCTCGGCGAGGACCCGTGGGAGCGCCTCGCAGCGCTGCGCGAGGCGATGCCGAACCTGCCCATCCAGATGCTGCTGCGCGGTCGCAACACCGTCGGCTACACGCCGTACCCGACCGCGGTGACGACGGCGTTCGTCGACGAGGCCGCGCGCACGGGCATCGACGTCTTCCGCATCTTCGACGCGCTCAACGACGTCGACCAGATGCGGCCCGCGATCGACGCGGTGCTCGAGACCGGCTCGACGGTCGCCGAGGTGGCGCTGTGCTACTCGGGCGACCTGCTCGACCCGGCCGAGGACCTCTACACGCTCGACTACTACCTCCGGCTCGCCGAGCGCATCGTCGACGCCGGCGCCCACATCCTCGCGATCAAGGACATGGCGGGCCTGCTGCGCGCCGGGGCCGCGTCGCAGCTCGTCACGGCGCTGCGCCGCGAGTTCGAGCTGCCCGTGCACCTGCACACGCACGACACGGCGGGCGGGCAGCTCGCGACGCTCCTCGCCGCGTCGGCCGCGGGCGTCGACGCCGTCGACGTCGCCTCGGCCGCGATGGCGGGCACGACGAGCCAGCCGCCCATGTCGGCGCTCGTCGCGGCCGTCGCCCACACCGAGCGCGACACGGGCCTCGACCTGCAGGCCGTCGGCGACCTCGAGCCCTACTGGGAGGCCGTGCGCCGCCTGTACCGGCCGTTCGAGTCGGGCCTGCCCGGCCCCACCGGCCGCGTCTACCGGCACGAGATCCCCGGCGGGCAGCTGTCGAACCTGCGCCAGCAGGCGATCGCGCTCGGCCTCGCCGACCACTTCGAGCGCATCGAGGACATGTACGCGGCGGTGAGCACGATGCTGGGCCGGCCCACGAAGGTCACCCCGTCGTCGAAGGTCGTCGGCGACCTGGCGCTGCAGCTCGTCGCGCAGGACGTCGACCCCGCGGACTTCGAGCAGAACCCGCAGCGGTACGACATCCCCGACTCCGTCATCGGCTTCATGGCCGGCGAGCTCGGCGACCTCCCGGGCGGCTGGCCCGAGCCGTTCCGCACGAAGGTGCTCGAGGGGCGCACCGTGAAGGTCGGCGTCACCGAGCTCACCGACGAGCAGGCGGCGTCCCTCGCCGAGCCCGGCGTGGAGCGCCAGCAGGCGCTCAACGCGCTCCTCTTCCCCGGGCCGACGAAGGACTTCCACGCGACGCGCGAGGAGTTCGGCGACCTGTCCGTCGTCGACACGATCGACTTCCTCTACGGCATGCAGCCCGGCGAGGAGCACCGCGTCGGCATCGGCCGCGGCGTGACGCTCAACGTCGCGCTCGAGGCGATCGGCAAGCCCGGCGACGACGGCATGGTGACCGTCATGACCGTGCTGAACGGCCAGCTGCGCCCCGTCTACGTGCGCGACCGCTCGGTGAAGGTCGAGAAGGCGGCGGCCGAGAAGGCCGACGCCTCGCAGCCCGGGCACGTCGCCGCGCCCTTCGCGGGCGCCGTCACGGTGACGGTCGCCGAGGGCGACGCGGTCGCCGTCGGCCAGCCCGTCGCGACGATCGAGGCGATGAAGATGGAGGCGGCGATCACGGCGCAGGTCGCCGGCACCGTCCAGCGCCTCGCGATCCAGGGCACGCGAGCCGTCGAGGCGGGTGACCTCATCGCGGTGATCGCATGA
- a CDS encoding ParA family protein codes for MHVLSISSLKGGVGKTTVTLGLASAAFAKGLRTLVVDLDPQSDASTGMDIDVAGRLNVADVLGNPRDKIVRQAIAPSGWTEGHGGTIDVLIGSPSAINFDGPHPTIKEIWRLETALATLETEYDLVLIDCAPSLNALTRTAWAASDRVLVVTEPGLFSVAAADRALRAIEEIRRGLSPRLQPLGIVVNRARPQSLEHQYRIQELKDMFGPLVLETVLPERTSMQQAQGAARPLHVWPGEGAQEMALQFDELLQRVLDAAAASGDEAASGGRVPAPTAAIDASSAAAIEDAEAEATGEDLQERRD; via the coding sequence GTGCACGTCCTCTCCATCAGCTCCCTGAAGGGCGGCGTCGGCAAGACGACCGTCACCCTCGGCCTCGCATCCGCGGCCTTCGCGAAGGGGCTGCGCACCCTCGTGGTCGACCTCGACCCGCAGTCGGACGCGTCGACGGGCATGGACATCGACGTGGCCGGCCGCCTCAACGTCGCCGACGTGCTCGGCAACCCGCGCGACAAGATCGTGCGCCAAGCGATCGCGCCGTCGGGCTGGACCGAGGGCCACGGCGGCACGATCGACGTGCTCATCGGCAGCCCGTCCGCCATCAACTTCGACGGCCCGCACCCCACGATCAAGGAGATCTGGCGGCTCGAGACGGCCCTCGCGACGCTCGAGACGGAGTACGACCTCGTGCTCATCGACTGCGCGCCGAGCCTCAACGCCCTCACGCGCACCGCGTGGGCGGCATCCGACCGCGTCCTCGTCGTCACGGAGCCCGGCCTCTTCTCCGTCGCGGCCGCGGACCGCGCGCTGCGCGCGATCGAGGAGATCCGCCGCGGCCTCAGCCCGCGCCTGCAGCCGCTCGGCATCGTCGTGAACCGCGCGCGTCCGCAGTCGCTCGAGCACCAGTACCGCATCCAGGAGCTCAAGGACATGTTCGGCCCGCTCGTGCTCGAGACGGTGCTGCCCGAGCGCACCTCGATGCAGCAGGCGCAGGGCGCCGCCCGCCCGCTGCACGTGTGGCCGGGCGAGGGTGCGCAGGAGATGGCGCTGCAGTTCGACGAGCTGCTGCAGCGGGTGCTGGATGCCGCCGCCGCGAGCGGCGACGAGGCTGCCAGCGGCGGCCGCGTGCCCGCGCCCACCGCCGCGATCGACGCCTCGAGCGCCGCGGCGATCGAGGACGCCGAGGCCGAGGCCACGGGCGAGGACCTGCAGGAGCGTCGCGACTGA
- a CDS encoding FHA domain-containing protein, with amino-acid sequence MSDLDDAPRDGDSTQSWGHDYQQQLASMMTGVGKDEQEAVAALPSGSALLIVRRGPDVGARFLLDQDVTVAGRHPDADIFLDDVTVSRRHAEFTRSGNRFEVRDLGSLNGTYSGGERVERAPLHDGTEVQVGKFRLTFYASRHDLGAGS; translated from the coding sequence ATGAGCGATCTCGACGACGCACCGCGCGACGGCGACAGCACGCAGTCCTGGGGGCACGACTACCAGCAGCAGCTCGCGTCGATGATGACGGGGGTCGGCAAGGACGAGCAGGAGGCCGTCGCGGCGCTGCCGTCGGGCTCCGCGCTGCTCATCGTGCGCCGCGGCCCCGACGTCGGCGCGCGGTTCCTGCTCGACCAGGACGTCACGGTCGCGGGCCGCCACCCCGACGCCGACATCTTCCTCGACGACGTGACGGTGTCGCGTCGTCACGCGGAGTTCACGCGCTCCGGCAACCGCTTCGAGGTGCGCGACCTCGGCTCGCTGAACGGCACCTACTCCGGCGGCGAGCGCGTCGAGCGCGCGCCCCTCCACGACGGCACGGAGGTGCAGGTCGGCAAGTTCCGCCTCACGTTCTACGCGTCGCGGCACGACCTCGGCGCCGGCTCGTGA
- a CDS encoding DUF4395 domain-containing protein gives MRPGFPDVVNELAARVVAALVVVATLAIVALGATVLAAAGWALWAVAAGFALRVGWGPRLSPFGLLATRVVAPRLGAPRLVPGAPKRFAQAIGLAVSAAAALAVALGSPLVAWALAGVLVLAASAEAVVGFCLGCWLFAWLMRVGVIPASVCEACADVTARLRERSATLAAEPAASGLA, from the coding sequence ATGCGCCCTGGCTTCCCCGACGTCGTGAACGAGCTCGCCGCGCGGGTCGTGGCAGCCCTCGTCGTCGTCGCGACGCTCGCGATCGTGGCGCTGGGCGCCACGGTGCTGGCCGCCGCCGGCTGGGCGCTGTGGGCCGTCGCCGCCGGGTTCGCGCTGCGGGTCGGATGGGGTCCGCGCCTGTCGCCCTTCGGGCTGCTCGCGACCCGGGTCGTCGCACCCCGGCTCGGTGCGCCCAGGCTCGTGCCCGGCGCGCCCAAGCGCTTCGCGCAGGCGATCGGCCTCGCCGTGTCCGCGGCGGCCGCGCTCGCCGTCGCGCTGGGCTCGCCGCTCGTCGCCTGGGCGCTCGCCGGCGTCCTCGTGCTCGCCGCGTCCGCGGAGGCCGTCGTCGGGTTCTGCCTCGGCTGCTGGCTGTTCGCGTGGCTCATGCGCGTCGGCGTCATCCCCGCGTCCGTCTGCGAGGCGTGCGCCGACGTGACCGCACGGCTCCGCGAGCGCTCGGCGACCCTCGCCGCCGAGCCCGCTGCGAGCGGCCTCGCCTAG
- a CDS encoding AzlD domain-containing protein: protein MTTWHVILVASILVAALKVLGHLVPSGPLEGPRPGRILELLTVSLLAALVAVQTLADGTALVVDARLPAVGVAIVLYRLRVPFLVVVVAAAAIAALLRRLAGWA from the coding sequence ATGACCACCTGGCACGTCATCCTCGTCGCGTCCATCCTCGTCGCGGCGCTCAAGGTGCTCGGCCATCTCGTGCCGTCCGGTCCGCTCGAGGGACCGCGCCCCGGGCGCATCCTCGAGCTGCTCACGGTCTCGCTGCTCGCGGCGCTCGTGGCGGTGCAGACGCTCGCCGACGGCACCGCGCTCGTCGTCGACGCGCGCCTGCCCGCCGTCGGCGTCGCGATCGTCCTGTACCGCCTGCGCGTGCCGTTCCTCGTCGTCGTCGTCGCCGCGGCTGCGATCGCCGCGCTGCTGCGGCGCCTCGCCGGCTGGGCGTGA
- a CDS encoding MerR family transcriptional regulator — MAENETTPRYDSGLLFTDGLPDDEGVQGYRGADAVKAAGITYRQLDYWARTDLVVPSIRSAAGSGSQRLYSFRDILVLKLVKRLLDTGISLQQIRVAVARLRDEGVGDLAQVRLVSDGASVYLVTSADEVMDLLDRGQGVFAIAVGTVVREVQSELIELDTTPVEPVLDELAARRAARTRAS, encoded by the coding sequence ATGGCCGAGAACGAGACGACACCCCGATACGACTCGGGGCTGCTGTTCACCGACGGCCTGCCCGACGACGAGGGCGTCCAGGGCTACCGCGGCGCCGACGCCGTGAAGGCCGCGGGCATCACCTACCGCCAGCTCGACTACTGGGCGCGCACCGACCTCGTGGTCCCGAGCATCCGCAGCGCCGCCGGATCCGGCTCCCAGCGCCTCTACTCCTTCCGCGACATCCTGGTGCTCAAGCTCGTCAAGCGACTGCTCGACACGGGCATCTCGCTGCAGCAGATCCGCGTCGCCGTCGCGCGCCTGCGCGACGAGGGCGTCGGCGACCTCGCCCAGGTACGCCTCGTCTCCGACGGCGCGAGCGTCTACCTCGTCACGAGCGCCGACGAGGTCATGGACCTCCTCGACCGCGGCCAGGGCGTGTTCGCCATCGCGGTCGGCACCGTCGTGCGCGAGGTGCAGTCCGAGCTCATCGAGCTCGACACGACGCCGGTCGAGCCCGTGCTCGACGAGCTCGCGGCGCGGCGAGCGGCCCGCACGCGCGCGTCCTGA
- a CDS encoding DNA-3-methyladenine glycosylase I: MADLVVGDDGLARPAWAAHDPLLRAYYDEEWGMPVRDERGLFERLSLEAFQSGLSWRTILAKRPAFRAAFAGFDPDAVAAFGDDDVDRLMADAGIVRNRRKIDATIGNARATIALRDDGGLPALVWSFQPPVTPRPTSFAEVPTSSPESIALAKALRAAGFAHVGPTTMFALMEAVGIVDTHLAGSHRRGSSGIWPA, from the coding sequence ATGGCGGATCTGGTCGTGGGCGACGACGGCCTCGCGAGGCCCGCGTGGGCGGCGCACGATCCCCTGCTGCGCGCGTACTACGACGAGGAGTGGGGCATGCCCGTGCGCGACGAGCGCGGGCTCTTCGAGCGCCTCTCGCTCGAGGCGTTCCAGTCGGGGCTGTCGTGGCGCACGATCCTCGCGAAGCGGCCGGCCTTCCGCGCGGCGTTCGCGGGCTTCGACCCCGACGCCGTCGCGGCGTTCGGCGACGACGACGTCGACCGGCTCATGGCCGACGCCGGCATCGTGCGCAACCGTCGCAAGATCGACGCGACGATCGGCAACGCGCGCGCGACGATCGCGCTGCGCGACGACGGAGGACTGCCCGCGCTCGTCTGGTCGTTCCAGCCGCCGGTCACGCCGAGACCGACGTCGTTCGCAGAGGTCCCGACGTCGAGCCCCGAGTCGATCGCGCTCGCGAAGGCCCTGCGGGCGGCGGGCTTCGCGCACGTCGGCCCGACGACGATGTTCGCCCTCATGGAAGCCGTCGGCATCGTCGACACCCATCTCGCGGGCAGCCACCGCCGCGGCTCGAGCGGCATCTGGCCCGCGTGA